A stretch of Dietzia lutea DNA encodes these proteins:
- a CDS encoding cytochrome P450 codes for MISDAGHRLPPGPRAPRLLQAVLALAAPAAVFPAAARRYGVPFTLDLMPRGRKVVAVSEPAQVKDVFAGSPSVFHAGKGNDLLRPLLGDHSLLLQDGDEHARARRLLAPAFGRREIAGYRELVEEVTAEQLSRWPRSGRVRAHVLLNQLTLEVILRVVFGVTDSARLDRMRPIVARAVDAGPIVMIGLGIGPLRRLWPWSREVRDLETIHEFLGEEIEAARRDPALEKRRDLLALLVRASASDAQGLSDAELRDQLMTLVAAGHETTATAMAWSMLELARHPRVQERCVAEIAGDGSEYLDAVLKEVLRLHPVVPMVMRELQEPATIGGRTYPRGVTVSPSIVLAHRSPGTYPSPGDFDPGRFLGEVPTPTEWLPFGGGARRCIGASFAMMEGEVILRQLLERYRLEPVGGGREWPRSRNVTLYPWRRARVDLRPR; via the coding sequence ATGATCAGTGATGCCGGACACAGGCTTCCGCCGGGCCCGCGGGCGCCCCGCCTCCTGCAGGCGGTGCTCGCCCTCGCCGCCCCCGCGGCCGTGTTCCCCGCGGCGGCCCGCCGGTACGGGGTGCCGTTCACGCTCGATCTCATGCCCCGGGGGCGGAAGGTCGTCGCGGTCTCCGAGCCCGCGCAGGTCAAGGACGTGTTCGCCGGCTCGCCGTCGGTCTTCCACGCCGGTAAGGGCAACGACCTCCTCCGACCCCTCCTGGGGGACCACTCGCTCCTGCTCCAGGACGGTGACGAGCACGCCCGCGCGCGGCGACTGTTGGCGCCGGCCTTCGGGCGGCGCGAGATCGCCGGCTACCGCGAGCTCGTCGAGGAGGTCACCGCCGAGCAGCTGTCCCGGTGGCCGCGATCGGGCCGCGTCCGCGCCCACGTCCTGCTCAACCAGCTCACCCTCGAGGTGATCCTGCGGGTCGTGTTCGGCGTGACCGATTCCGCGCGGCTGGACCGGATGCGGCCGATCGTCGCGCGGGCGGTCGACGCGGGGCCGATCGTGATGATCGGGCTGGGGATCGGGCCGCTGCGCCGGCTGTGGCCGTGGAGCCGCGAGGTGCGCGACCTCGAGACCATCCACGAGTTCCTCGGCGAGGAGATCGAGGCCGCCCGGCGCGACCCGGCGCTCGAGAAGCGGCGGGACCTCCTCGCGCTGCTGGTGCGCGCCTCGGCGTCCGACGCGCAGGGGCTCTCGGATGCGGAGCTGCGTGACCAGCTCATGACCCTCGTCGCGGCCGGGCACGAGACCACGGCCACCGCCATGGCGTGGTCGATGCTCGAGCTGGCCCGCCATCCGCGGGTCCAGGAGCGCTGCGTCGCCGAGATCGCCGGGGACGGGTCGGAGTACCTCGACGCCGTGCTCAAGGAGGTCCTGCGACTGCACCCGGTCGTGCCCATGGTCATGCGGGAGCTGCAGGAGCCGGCCACCATCGGCGGGCGCACCTACCCGCGGGGCGTGACCGTGTCACCGTCGATCGTCCTGGCCCACCGCTCGCCGGGGACCTATCCGTCGCCCGGCGACTTCGACCCGGGGCGGTTCCTGGGCGAGGTGCCCACGCCCACGGAGTGGCTGCCGTTCGGTGGCGGGGCGCGCCGGTGTATCGGCGCGTCGTTCGCGATGATGGAGGGCGAGGTCATCCTGCGGCAACTCCTCGAGAGGTACCGACTGGAGCCGGTCGGTGGCGGGCGGGAGTGGCCGCGATCGCGCAACGTGACGCTGTACCCGTGGCGCCGGGCGCGCGTGGACCTGCGTCCGCGCTGA
- a CDS encoding putative glycolipid-binding domain-containing protein yields the protein MYTWISETGRVIEQVRVVPRGDSARARGRIVSAAHPEHAAFTVEYDAEIGSNRALRRVGLTVSTEEYERSIDLACDDEGSWLLDDPSGTRSRVGGDGVVDVDVTHSLFFASVMIRRLGLHAQPGSAETRVLSVDFMALDVTEDTVTMSSDDEQVHGITATASTSATVDTDGMIIDVPGLSRRA from the coding sequence ATGTACACGTGGATCTCCGAGACCGGCAGGGTGATCGAGCAGGTCAGAGTCGTCCCCAGAGGTGATTCCGCGCGCGCCCGTGGGCGGATCGTCTCCGCCGCGCATCCCGAGCACGCGGCATTCACGGTCGAGTATGACGCGGAGATCGGCTCGAATCGTGCGCTGCGCCGGGTCGGGCTGACGGTGAGCACTGAGGAGTACGAGCGTTCCATCGACCTGGCCTGCGACGACGAGGGCTCCTGGCTCCTCGACGATCCGAGCGGTACCCGGTCCCGCGTCGGCGGCGACGGCGTGGTCGACGTGGACGTCACCCACAGCCTGTTCTTCGCCAGCGTCATGATCCGCCGCCTCGGGCTGCACGCGCAGCCCGGGTCGGCGGAGACGCGCGTGCTGTCGGTGGATTTCATGGCGCTCGACGTCACCGAGGACACCGTCACGATGTCCAGCGACGACGAGCAGGTCCACGGCATCACGGCGACCGCCTCGACCAGCGCGACCGTCGACACCGACGGCATGATCATCGACGTGCCGGGCCTCAGCCGACGGGCCTGA
- a CDS encoding PGPGW domain-containing protein: protein MRRLGYVAARRLGLEVLGWTLVALGVAALFLPGPGLLMLFAGTVVLSRQYEWFDRRLLTVKRLAMEGASHGVQSWPRIAGSLIGVAWLIGLGLFWGIGSAVPGWWPLSPDLWLVGGWGTGGTLIFSGLVALALLVYAFRRFRGSPYDHEAEVVHDRQRREERRRARAARRHARAEVTPG from the coding sequence GTGAGAAGACTCGGCTACGTCGCGGCGAGGCGCCTCGGCCTGGAGGTGCTCGGCTGGACGCTCGTCGCCCTGGGCGTCGCCGCGCTGTTCCTGCCCGGCCCCGGACTGCTCATGCTCTTCGCCGGGACCGTCGTGCTCTCCAGGCAGTACGAGTGGTTCGACCGGCGGCTCCTCACCGTCAAACGGCTCGCCATGGAGGGCGCCTCCCACGGGGTCCAGTCGTGGCCGAGGATCGCCGGCTCGCTGATCGGCGTGGCCTGGCTGATCGGGCTGGGGCTCTTCTGGGGCATCGGGTCGGCGGTGCCGGGATGGTGGCCGCTCTCGCCGGACTTGTGGCTGGTCGGCGGGTGGGGCACCGGCGGCACCCTCATCTTCTCGGGGCTAGTGGCGCTGGCGCTGCTCGTCTACGCCTTCCGGCGGTTCCGGGGCAGCCCGTACGACCACGAGGCCGAGGTGGTCCACGACCGTCAGCGGCGCGAGGAGCGACGCCGGGCGCGCGCGGCCCGCCGGCACGCCCGCGCCGAGGTCACGCCAGGCTGA
- a CDS encoding DMT family transporter, with translation MPESARQALRRNGGHLASVALVLMWSSGYVGAELGTRAGGTPLQLLAWRFSILGVLLVGVCLVLRVRLNDRAAWTRQAVLGLFSQAVFLYMIFEGVARGVDGGTAALIAALQPLLVATVAGRVLGERTTAGMWIGMALGLAGVVMVVSGGLDAGSAPWWAYLFPAAGMLSLATGTVLTQRLRPTESLLQSITMQSVVAGVVLMAAAVLTGQAAPEAETDFWAAVAWLVFLSTLCGYVLFVFVTRTRGATVASVLLYLTPPTTMVWVWLMFGVPITLPAVVGMAVSAVGVILVLRSRPAPAGQRARR, from the coding sequence ATGCCCGAGTCCGCGCGTCAGGCGCTTCGCCGGAACGGCGGCCATCTGGCGTCGGTGGCGCTGGTGCTCATGTGGAGCTCCGGCTACGTCGGCGCGGAGCTCGGCACGCGCGCAGGCGGCACCCCCCTCCAGCTGTTGGCCTGGCGTTTCTCGATCCTCGGCGTTCTGCTGGTGGGCGTCTGCCTCGTGCTGCGGGTGCGACTGAACGACCGTGCGGCGTGGACCCGGCAGGCAGTCCTCGGCCTGTTCAGCCAGGCCGTGTTCCTGTACATGATCTTCGAGGGGGTCGCGCGCGGCGTCGACGGCGGCACCGCGGCGCTCATCGCCGCCCTCCAGCCGCTGCTCGTGGCCACCGTCGCCGGTCGCGTGCTCGGCGAACGCACGACGGCCGGCATGTGGATCGGTATGGCCCTCGGGCTGGCGGGCGTCGTGATGGTCGTCTCCGGCGGCCTGGACGCGGGGTCCGCACCCTGGTGGGCGTACCTGTTCCCGGCCGCGGGCATGCTCAGCCTGGCCACGGGCACGGTCCTCACCCAGCGCCTGCGCCCCACCGAGTCGCTGCTGCAGTCCATCACCATGCAGTCCGTCGTCGCGGGTGTGGTGCTGATGGCTGCGGCGGTGCTGACCGGTCAGGCGGCGCCCGAGGCGGAAACCGACTTCTGGGCGGCGGTGGCCTGGCTGGTCTTCCTGTCGACGCTGTGCGGCTACGTCCTCTTCGTCTTCGTCACGCGCACCCGCGGCGCCACCGTGGCAAGCGTCCTGCTGTACCTCACCCCGCCCACGACGATGGTCTGGGTGTGGCTCATGTTCGGCGTCCCGATCACCCTCCCGGCGGTGGTGGGGATGGCCGTCAGTGCCGTCGGCGTGATCCTCGTCCTGCGGTCGCGTCCGGCGCCCGCGGGTCAGCGCGCGCGGCGGTAG
- a CDS encoding prephenate dehydrogenase has product MTVTADVCVLGAGLIGGSLMRALGPERAFGWNRSAAGAEAATAAGFAVTTDLHDTLRRARQADALVVVAVPLPALDAVLGAVAEHAPGVALTDVISVKGPVLDAVRRHGLGARFVGGHPMAGTAHSGWAATDPDLFRGATWLVAADDGADPDTWARVARLALDSGARILSATSAEHDAAVARISHLGHVLAEALALAGGRGGDLALALAAGSFRDGTRVAGTAPDLVRAICEPNRDALLDVLDDCLADLRDARASLAERGTLGPLVDDGHRARRAYEEARAGTGGAGAPVEITPGAAGWLEELRAAGAAGREVRPGVRPGGRPFRPDN; this is encoded by the coding sequence GTGACGGTGACGGCGGACGTGTGTGTGCTCGGGGCGGGTCTGATCGGCGGTTCGCTGATGCGGGCCCTCGGCCCCGAACGGGCCTTCGGATGGAACCGTTCCGCCGCAGGCGCCGAGGCCGCCACCGCCGCAGGTTTCGCGGTCACCACCGACCTGCACGACACGCTCCGCCGGGCCCGGCAGGCCGATGCCCTCGTCGTCGTCGCCGTCCCCCTCCCCGCCCTCGACGCGGTCCTGGGCGCGGTGGCCGAGCACGCACCCGGCGTCGCCCTCACCGACGTCATCAGCGTCAAGGGGCCCGTCCTCGACGCGGTGCGGCGGCACGGTCTCGGGGCGCGGTTCGTGGGCGGACACCCCATGGCCGGCACCGCCCACTCCGGCTGGGCCGCCACCGACCCGGACCTGTTCCGCGGCGCCACGTGGCTCGTCGCCGCCGACGATGGAGCCGACCCCGACACCTGGGCGCGGGTCGCGCGGCTCGCGCTGGACAGCGGTGCGCGGATCCTTTCGGCGACGTCGGCCGAGCACGACGCGGCGGTCGCCCGAATCTCCCATCTCGGCCACGTCCTCGCCGAAGCCCTCGCACTGGCGGGCGGGCGCGGCGGGGATCTCGCGCTCGCGCTGGCGGCCGGGTCGTTCCGCGACGGCACCCGCGTCGCGGGGACGGCCCCCGACCTGGTGCGGGCCATCTGCGAGCCCAACCGGGACGCGCTGCTGGACGTGCTGGACGACTGCCTGGCCGACCTGCGGGACGCGCGGGCGTCGCTGGCCGAGCGGGGAACGCTGGGACCGCTCGTCGACGACGGGCACCGCGCGCGGCGCGCCTACGAGGAGGCGCGGGCCGGGACAGGCGGGGCCGGGGCGCCGGTGGAGATCACGCCGGGCGCCGCGGGGTGGCTCGAGGAGCTACGCGCGGCGGGGGCGGCGGGCCGGGAGGTCAGGCCCGGCGTCAGGCCCGGCGGCAGGCCGTTCAGGCCCGACAACTGA
- a CDS encoding tRNA adenosine deaminase-associated protein — protein sequence MASSSDRHARDSDDDSVTGIALGVVQDGGSWQVMRLDDAALTSLDDAARQVRALRAEGPSFGLVDVDHEFFVILRPGPSGMRLMLSDATASLDYDLAADVLDELNVDVPDMTDEELEDTDPWGEGDMAILEDMGLPAGVLEIIVSEVDLYADEQLQSVAERMGFGDEFERHLPDS from the coding sequence ATGGCCAGCAGCTCTGACCGACACGCCCGCGACTCCGACGACGACTCGGTGACCGGCATCGCGCTCGGGGTGGTGCAGGACGGCGGGTCGTGGCAGGTCATGCGGCTGGACGACGCCGCGCTGACGAGTCTCGACGACGCCGCGCGGCAGGTCCGGGCGCTGCGGGCGGAGGGGCCGTCGTTCGGGCTGGTGGACGTGGACCACGAGTTCTTCGTGATCCTGCGCCCGGGGCCGTCCGGCATGCGGCTCATGCTCTCCGACGCCACGGCGTCGCTGGACTACGACCTCGCCGCCGACGTGCTCGACGAGCTCAACGTGGACGTGCCCGACATGACCGACGAGGAGCTCGAGGACACCGATCCCTGGGGCGAGGGCGACATGGCGATCCTCGAGGACATGGGCCTGCCGGCCGGGGTGCTGGAGATCATCGTCTCCGAGGTGGATCTGTACGCCGACGAGCAGTTGCAGTCCGTGGCCGAGCGGATGGGGTTCGGCGACGAGTTCGAGCGGCACCTGCCCGACTCGTGA
- a CDS encoding DUF2339 domain-containing protein gives MNPEQPDLQRALADLDARLGRITAEVAEVRAGLIALGRHAGPAQAAQPAPQPRPHAASQPAATESPWQPPGRPWQQPAREHAWRPEPEHSRQSPQSLPPHLQPWAPPAEARPRRAPRITAATVIAAIGGAVMLAGIAFLLVVAIQAGLFPPIARVIAAAALAVVLIVLGLRLQTRHEPTAETPVNPGALALVGTGLAAAMLDIIAATTLYLWIPVPAAFMFVGGLALGGMALAQRWASGLLGCLVSAGTMLLAPLISTDVELPVFVAIVGIATAVLAADLGVAVRVVWSVLPGVLLAGYLSQAALHSRGEQMALIATALVFAAVGTGVAWYDTLRRSPAVENAALVVVPTALPLALLPATYLLRPGWPYGLLLAAAYLIVAAVAGRADRTGRMDGTDRDRPATHLSAVTGIVGSALLLLTWVELGGREMTGFALTLSALAYVAAAGLGDRRWLHWVAGAASGLALLVYLGVNEPHLALSERLAVRGFSYWDVVSAFAVTALAAAVTWWARRRLPREAGRVTMVGAVVALATFSVMIVAAGVTIGDLTGAARTGFLAAHLVVTVLWICCAAWLVLTASPRIADARRLGFVLGALALAKLLLLDLATLPGLFRVLSFIAVGAVMLAVAVRYRKETDPSGSGSPT, from the coding sequence GTGAACCCCGAGCAGCCTGACCTGCAGCGCGCCCTCGCCGACCTCGACGCCCGCCTCGGACGCATCACCGCGGAGGTCGCCGAGGTCCGGGCCGGGCTGATCGCGCTCGGTCGGCACGCCGGGCCCGCCCAGGCCGCGCAGCCGGCCCCGCAGCCGCGTCCGCACGCAGCTTCGCAGCCGGCCGCGACCGAGTCGCCGTGGCAGCCGCCCGGGCGGCCGTGGCAGCAGCCGGCGCGGGAGCACGCATGGCGGCCGGAACCGGAGCATTCACGGCAGTCGCCGCAGTCGCTGCCGCCGCACCTGCAGCCGTGGGCTCCGCCGGCCGAGGCGCGGCCCCGGCGGGCGCCGCGGATCACCGCAGCCACCGTCATCGCGGCGATCGGCGGGGCGGTCATGCTCGCCGGTATCGCCTTCCTGCTGGTGGTCGCCATCCAGGCCGGGCTCTTCCCGCCGATCGCACGGGTGATCGCCGCCGCCGCGCTCGCGGTGGTCCTCATCGTGCTGGGCCTACGACTACAAACGCGCCACGAACCGACGGCCGAGACCCCGGTCAACCCCGGCGCGCTCGCGCTCGTCGGGACCGGACTCGCCGCGGCGATGCTCGACATCATCGCGGCCACCACCCTCTACCTGTGGATCCCCGTCCCGGCCGCGTTCATGTTCGTCGGCGGACTCGCCCTCGGCGGCATGGCGCTGGCGCAGCGGTGGGCCTCGGGGTTGCTGGGGTGCCTCGTGTCCGCCGGCACGATGCTGCTCGCCCCGCTCATCTCCACGGACGTCGAGCTACCGGTCTTCGTCGCGATCGTCGGCATCGCCACCGCCGTCCTCGCCGCCGACCTCGGGGTGGCCGTCCGCGTCGTGTGGTCCGTCCTCCCCGGCGTCCTGCTGGCCGGATACCTGTCGCAGGCCGCCCTCCACTCCCGCGGCGAACAGATGGCGCTCATCGCGACCGCCCTCGTCTTCGCCGCCGTCGGAACAGGGGTCGCCTGGTACGACACACTCCGCCGCAGCCCCGCCGTCGAGAACGCGGCCCTCGTCGTCGTCCCCACCGCACTGCCCCTCGCCCTCCTACCCGCCACGTACCTCCTCCGGCCCGGCTGGCCCTACGGCTTGCTCCTCGCCGCGGCCTACCTGATCGTCGCCGCCGTCGCCGGCCGCGCTGACCGCACCGGCCGCATGGACGGCACCGACCGCGACCGACCCGCCACGCACCTGTCCGCGGTGACCGGCATCGTCGGCAGCGCACTGCTCCTGCTCACCTGGGTCGAGCTGGGCGGGCGTGAGATGACCGGGTTCGCGCTCACCCTCAGCGCGCTGGCGTACGTCGCGGCGGCCGGGCTGGGGGACCGCCGGTGGCTGCACTGGGTGGCCGGCGCCGCCTCCGGGCTCGCCCTGCTCGTGTACCTGGGCGTCAACGAACCGCACCTCGCGCTCAGTGAGCGGCTCGCGGTGCGCGGGTTCAGCTACTGGGACGTCGTCTCCGCGTTCGCCGTCACCGCACTGGCGGCCGCCGTGACCTGGTGGGCGCGACGCCGGCTGCCCCGCGAGGCCGGGCGCGTGACGATGGTCGGCGCGGTCGTCGCCCTGGCCACCTTCTCGGTGATGATCGTCGCCGCCGGCGTGACGATCGGCGACCTCACCGGCGCGGCGCGCACCGGATTCCTCGCCGCACATCTCGTGGTGACCGTGCTGTGGATCTGCTGCGCGGCGTGGCTGGTCCTCACCGCGAGCCCCCGCATCGCCGACGCCCGACGGCTCGGGTTCGTTCTGGGCGCGCTCGCGCTGGCGAAGCTGCTCCTGCTGGACCTCGCCACGCTGCCGGGCCTGTTCCGCGTCCTGTCGTTCATCGCGGTCGGCGCGGTGATGCTCGCGGTGGCCGTGCGCTATCGCAAGGAGACCGACCCGTCGGGAAGCGGCTCGCCCACGTAG
- a CDS encoding glycoside hydrolase family 65 protein: MTISHTGPIDTASDTASDTDAAFTLAYDGVDPRDEGLRETLTSTGNGYMATRGTAEWEEADDVHYPGTYAHGLYNRATTLLGGVPVHNEDLVNLPNWLPLKLRIGGVEVLRLADVEILDYRHRLDLRAAVLTRHLRFRDREGRETELVSRRFTSMASMHHAYLEWTLTPLNWSGPAEVVSAIDGRVTNDGVPRYRDLEGVHLHPVGAEFPESEVMALKTRTRQSEVTVSVAARTRVLAVGRPVEVPRSDFRTPDHVQQTLHLDLERGVPVTVEKSVALFTSRDPATGDTLVRAHRSVARSRSFESALAHHRESWNRLWQACDVQVFGDDEAQHLLRVHISHILQTCSPNTADLDAGVPARGINGEAYRGHVFWDELFVLPFLTYRLPGVTRSLLMYRYRRLAEARAAARAAGRAGFMFPWQSGSLGTEETQEVHLNPMSGKWDVDLSHNQRHVSAAIFYNVWQYITTTEDTMFLESQGAELMLGIARFWSSVAHYSSDRERYEIHGVMGPDEYHEKYPGAAEGGLRNNAYTNVFVAWICDIAAHLLDLLPAPRADAVRARLELRDEEIERWKDISRRMFVPFHDGIISQFEGYDDLEELDWDAYRAKYGDIQRLDRILKAEGDTPDRYKLAKQADAVMLSFLFGDDELRRIFTRLGYEFPDDAARRMIEYYDRRTSHGSTLSYITHAGVLARFDPDSSWERFTVALRSDVGDIQGGTTREGIHMGVMAGTVDLVQRFYAGMRAEGGMLHLEPNLPGAIDGVSFTVIYQRSPLTVTVMRDEVVIRHRDGVIDATPVRVRVAGRERLVAVGGEERFSLA, translated from the coding sequence GTGACCATCTCGCACACCGGGCCCATCGACACCGCCAGCGACACCGCCAGCGACACCGACGCCGCGTTCACCCTCGCCTATGACGGCGTCGACCCCCGGGACGAGGGCCTGCGCGAGACCCTCACCTCCACCGGCAACGGGTACATGGCCACCCGCGGCACGGCCGAATGGGAGGAGGCCGACGACGTCCACTACCCCGGCACCTACGCCCACGGCCTCTACAACCGCGCGACCACTTTGCTCGGCGGTGTCCCGGTCCACAACGAGGACCTGGTCAACCTGCCGAACTGGCTGCCGCTGAAACTCCGCATCGGCGGCGTGGAGGTCCTGCGCCTCGCGGACGTGGAGATCCTCGACTACCGGCACCGGCTCGACCTCCGCGCCGCGGTGCTCACCCGGCACCTGCGCTTCCGCGACCGCGAGGGGCGCGAGACCGAACTGGTCAGCCGTCGGTTCACCTCCATGGCGTCGATGCACCACGCCTACCTCGAGTGGACCCTCACCCCGCTCAACTGGTCCGGGCCCGCCGAGGTCGTCAGTGCGATCGACGGGCGCGTCACCAACGACGGCGTGCCCCGCTATCGCGACCTCGAGGGCGTCCACCTCCACCCCGTCGGGGCGGAGTTCCCGGAATCGGAGGTGATGGCGCTGAAGACCCGTACCCGCCAGTCCGAGGTCACCGTCAGCGTCGCCGCCCGCACCCGCGTCCTCGCCGTCGGCCGGCCGGTCGAGGTGCCCCGCAGCGACTTCCGCACCCCCGACCACGTCCAGCAGACGCTGCACCTCGACCTCGAACGCGGGGTGCCGGTGACCGTGGAGAAGTCGGTGGCCCTGTTCACCTCGCGCGACCCCGCGACGGGCGACACGCTCGTGCGGGCGCACCGCTCGGTGGCCAGGTCGCGGTCGTTCGAGTCCGCCCTCGCGCACCACCGGGAGTCGTGGAACCGCCTGTGGCAGGCGTGCGACGTGCAGGTGTTCGGCGACGACGAGGCCCAGCACCTCCTGCGCGTCCACATCAGCCACATCCTGCAGACGTGCTCGCCCAACACCGCCGATCTCGATGCCGGCGTGCCCGCCCGCGGGATCAACGGCGAGGCCTACCGCGGCCACGTGTTCTGGGACGAACTGTTCGTCCTGCCGTTCCTCACGTACCGGTTGCCGGGCGTCACCCGCAGCCTGCTCATGTACCGCTACCGACGCCTGGCCGAGGCGCGCGCCGCCGCCCGGGCCGCCGGCCGCGCCGGCTTCATGTTCCCGTGGCAGAGCGGATCGCTCGGCACCGAGGAGACCCAGGAGGTCCACCTCAACCCGATGTCGGGGAAGTGGGACGTCGACCTGTCACACAACCAGCGGCACGTCAGCGCCGCGATCTTCTACAACGTCTGGCAGTACATCACCACCACCGAGGACACGATGTTCCTCGAGTCCCAGGGCGCGGAGCTGATGCTCGGCATCGCGCGGTTCTGGTCCTCCGTCGCGCACTACTCGTCCGACCGGGAGCGCTACGAGATCCACGGCGTGATGGGCCCGGACGAGTACCACGAGAAGTACCCGGGCGCGGCCGAGGGCGGTCTGCGCAACAACGCCTACACCAACGTTTTCGTGGCGTGGATCTGCGACATCGCCGCGCACCTGCTCGACCTGCTGCCCGCACCGCGCGCCGACGCCGTCCGCGCTCGGCTCGAGCTCCGCGACGAGGAGATCGAGCGGTGGAAGGACATCAGCCGCCGGATGTTCGTGCCGTTCCACGACGGGATCATCAGCCAGTTCGAGGGCTATGACGACCTCGAGGAACTGGACTGGGACGCCTACCGCGCGAAGTACGGGGACATCCAGCGCCTCGACCGGATCCTCAAGGCCGAGGGCGACACCCCGGACCGCTACAAGCTGGCCAAGCAGGCGGACGCGGTGATGCTGTCTTTCCTGTTCGGCGACGACGAGCTGCGCCGCATCTTCACCCGGCTCGGTTACGAGTTCCCCGACGACGCCGCCCGCCGCATGATCGAGTACTACGACCGTCGGACCTCGCACGGGTCGACCCTGTCGTACATCACCCATGCCGGCGTCCTGGCCCGCTTCGACCCGGACTCCTCGTGGGAGCGGTTCACGGTGGCGCTGCGCAGCGACGTGGGCGACATCCAGGGCGGCACCACCCGGGAGGGCATCCACATGGGCGTCATGGCGGGCACGGTCGATCTCGTGCAACGCTTCTACGCCGGCATGCGGGCCGAGGGCGGGATGCTCCACCTGGAGCCGAATCTGCCGGGGGCGATCGACGGCGTCTCGTTCACGGTGATCTACCAGCGCTCGCCGCTCACCGTGACGGTGATGCGCGACGAGGTGGTGATCCGGCACCGCGACGGCGTGATCGACGCGACGCCGGTGCGCGTCCGCGTGGCGGGCCGGGAACGGCTGGTCGCGGTCGGCGGCGAGGAACGGTTCAGCCTGGCGTGA
- a CDS encoding HNH endonuclease signature motif containing protein: MTTARTLFAVPEGLGALDMAAVSEAARAATLAQNRAGATRLEAAYVLVEQFARAALAQDEQRPEGSRRPGYARLAPAARARDHLVAACQLTCWHADRLVTAGVQIRTRLSRLCSVVGRGVMPEDLAVDIACRLAEVPDAIVGDVEDEVLARFTGDLEGGDRPSRSAVESAIEDAVERCDPAGAQEAAEAAAETREVRFRGGRNGMATMWAKLTAADAELLRRRIDTDAAVAAADGLDRPMAQSRADALAALAVYPPDAAACDTATTGASAGDPATGTADAAAAPAEECGIELGQVRVGADLPRPSLGNAARAGVPIRISVIASAVRGLPNRVEFVHGTYSSFEWLCTELLEGDEASVRFELIDPAPGVLDNPERALRYVITPAMAERIRLRDGTCRHPGCSVPAKDCDVDHVIAFNTRDPELGGPTTEWNLVCLCRKHHREKTFGTNSYRTGPLGELIICTDTGHEHRTRPKGPLARARDAIREREWEAFADRIIGPDGTLINPPGHTRYGPHTRPA; the protein is encoded by the coding sequence GTGACGACGGCGAGGACGTTGTTCGCGGTCCCTGAGGGTCTGGGCGCGTTGGACATGGCGGCGGTCAGTGAGGCGGCTCGCGCGGCGACGCTGGCGCAGAATCGGGCCGGGGCGACGCGGTTGGAGGCCGCGTACGTGCTGGTCGAGCAGTTCGCCCGCGCGGCGCTGGCGCAGGACGAGCAGCGCCCGGAGGGGTCGCGTCGGCCGGGGTATGCGCGGTTGGCGCCGGCGGCGCGGGCGCGTGATCATCTGGTGGCGGCGTGTCAGTTGACGTGTTGGCATGCGGACCGGTTGGTCACCGCGGGGGTGCAGATCCGTACCCGTCTGTCCCGGCTGTGTTCGGTGGTGGGGCGGGGGGTGATGCCCGAGGATCTGGCGGTCGATATCGCGTGTCGTCTGGCCGAGGTGCCGGATGCGATCGTGGGGGACGTGGAGGACGAGGTGCTGGCCCGCTTCACCGGCGATCTCGAGGGCGGGGACCGGCCGAGCCGGTCGGCGGTGGAGTCGGCGATCGAGGACGCGGTGGAGCGGTGCGATCCGGCCGGGGCGCAGGAGGCGGCTGAGGCGGCGGCCGAGACCCGCGAGGTGCGGTTCCGCGGCGGCCGCAACGGGATGGCCACGATGTGGGCCAAGCTCACCGCGGCCGATGCGGAGTTGCTGCGCCGTCGTATCGACACCGACGCCGCGGTGGCGGCCGCGGACGGGCTGGACCGGCCGATGGCTCAGTCGCGCGCGGACGCCCTGGCCGCGCTGGCGGTGTACCCGCCCGACGCAGCCGCCTGCGATACCGCCACCACCGGCGCATCCGCGGGCGATCCCGCCACCGGCACCGCCGACGCTGCGGCGGCGCCGGCCGAGGAGTGCGGTATCGAGCTCGGCCAGGTGCGGGTGGGGGCGGATCTGCCGCGTCCGTCGCTGGGCAACGCGGCGCGGGCGGGGGTGCCGATTCGGATCAGTGTGATCGCCTCGGCGGTGCGGGGTCTGCCGAATCGGGTGGAGTTCGTCCACGGCACCTACAGCAGCTTCGAGTGGTTGTGCACGGAGTTGCTCGAGGGCGATGAGGCCAGTGTGCGGTTCGAGCTCATCGACCCCGCCCCCGGAGTGCTGGACAACCCGGAGCGCGCGTTGCGGTATGTGATCACCCCGGCGATGGCCGAGCGGATCCGGCTACGCGACGGCACCTGTCGGCATCCGGGGTGTTCGGTGCCGGCGAAGGACTGCGACGTGGATCATGTGATCGCGTTCAACACGCGTGATCCGGAACTGGGTGGGCCGACCACCGAGTGGAACCTGGTGTGCCTGTGTCGCAAGCATCACCGGGAGAAGACGTTCGGCACCAACAGCTACCGCACCGGGCCGCTGGGTGAGTTGATCATCTGCACCGACACCGGGCACGAGCACCGCACCAGACCTAAAGGCCCCCTGGCGCGGGCCCGCGACGCCATCCGAGAACGCGAGTGGGAGGCCTTCGCCGACCGCATCATCGGACCCGACGGCACCCTGATCAACCCACCAGGCCACACCAGATACGGCCCCCACACCCGACCCGCCTGA